A single genomic interval of Bacteroidetes bacterium SB0662_bin_6 harbors:
- a CDS encoding RNA methyltransferase, with protein MRKLRHEEIPRPDPKTAHSLSGHPVSVLLDNVRSIYNVGAMFRTSDAALIEKLYLTGITGTPENRGLHKTALGAQDTVRWEYCRDPLPVVQALKRDGYTIGVLEITDCPTPTTDIEESSFPLCLIVGNELHGVREELVAEADVAFEIPQFGAKQSLNVAVAYGIAIFDIVRSYRRYAGLGGHPLPSAAGFEGMRHG; from the coding sequence ATGCGCAAACTCAGACACGAGGAAATACCGCGTCCGGATCCGAAAACGGCGCATTCGCTCTCCGGGCATCCCGTTTCCGTGCTCCTCGACAATGTACGATCTATCTACAATGTCGGGGCGATGTTCCGTACTTCGGACGCCGCGCTCATCGAAAAGCTGTATTTGACGGGCATTACCGGAACCCCCGAAAACCGCGGCCTGCACAAAACAGCCCTCGGGGCCCAGGACACGGTCCGGTGGGAATACTGCCGGGATCCTCTTCCCGTCGTGCAGGCGCTCAAACGCGACGGCTATACGATCGGGGTGCTCGAAATAACGGACTGCCCCACGCCTACGACGGATATCGAGGAATCGTCCTTTCCGCTTTGCCTCATCGTAGGCAACGAATTGCACGGCGTGCGCGAAGAACTCGTCGCCGAAGCGGATGTGGCCTTCGAAATCCCGCAATTCGGGGCGAAACAGTCGCTGAACGTGGCCGTAGCCTACGGTATCGCCATATTCGATATAGTGCGCAGCTACCGCCGGTATGCCGGTCTCGGCGGGCATCCGCTGCCCTCTGCGGCAGGCTTTGAGGGAATGCGGCATGGATAA
- a CDS encoding (d)CMP kinase: MIIAIDGPAGSGKSTTARAVAERLGYVYVDTGAMYRTVALAFILNKMPPDRASTEEIRELLASMRLEMRFGRDGMQILLDGQDVTGEIRTRLVTEVASRVAVIPEVRERMVEEQRDLARIQQKERGGVVFEGRDIGTIVFPDADVKVFMKASVELRAQRRYEELQEQEKDDSNVSFEDVLFDIRARDERDISRQLSPLRKAEGTIEIDTSDIDVREQVEMVIQEVQAVRERRNRTSV, encoded by the coding sequence GTGATTATTGCCATAGATGGACCGGCCGGGTCGGGAAAATCCACCACGGCCCGCGCTGTTGCCGAACGACTCGGCTATGTATATGTGGACACCGGGGCCATGTACCGTACGGTCGCGCTCGCCTTTATCCTCAACAAGATGCCCCCTGACCGGGCATCTACCGAGGAAATCCGCGAACTGCTCGCAAGTATGCGCCTGGAGATGCGTTTCGGGCGGGACGGCATGCAGATTCTTCTGGACGGGCAGGATGTGACGGGCGAAATCCGCACCCGCTTGGTCACGGAGGTGGCCAGCCGGGTGGCCGTGATCCCGGAAGTGCGAGAGCGAATGGTCGAGGAGCAACGGGACCTCGCCCGCATTCAGCAAAAAGAAAGAGGCGGCGTGGTCTTCGAGGGCCGCGACATCGGCACGATCGTGTTTCCTGATGCGGACGTGAAAGTGTTCATGAAGGCCAGCGTGGAATTGCGTGCGCAGCGCCGGTATGAAGAATTGCAGGAACAGGAAAAAGACGACTCCAACGTATCCTTCGAGGATGTGCTGTTCGATATCCGGGCGCGGGACGAGCGGGATATATCCCGCCAACTATCTCCCCTGCGCAAGGCGGAAGGCACCATTGAAATAGACACTTCGGATATAGATGTCCGTGAACAGGTGGAAATGGTAATCCAGGAAGTTCAGGCCGTCAGGGAACGCAGAAATCGTACTTCTGTATAA
- a CDS encoding 30S ribosomal protein S1, translated as MEEAQAEAASEEEQAEAAAEDAKEEDAPPAPVSEEKETEEAEDTDPPTPIGYTGEIIGPVLTLEEIEEGGEEEQVASETYAELEKMVNASFTTVHEQEIVHGRVVSVGEKDVVIDIGFKSDGIISLNEFDTTLASGDEVEVLVERLEDYHGQLVLSKVKADQLRRWQLIEEAHDKGTIVEGTIVRRIKGGMIVDLDIGGMEAFLPGSQIDVRPVRDFDTYLEKRMEFKIVKLNPANDNIVISHKALIEKELGAQREKILATMEPGQILEGTAKNITDFGIFVDLGGVDGLLHITDLSWGRVSHPSELVELDQKLTVVVLDYDKDRQRISLGLKQLQPHPWESIDEKYVESNSVEGKVVSITDYGAFVELEKGIEGLVHISEMSWTEHIRHPSQVVSLGQLVRVRILKIDKQGKKISLGMKQLDPDPWDGISERYPPGTVMSGKVRNITNFGVFVGIEPGIDGLVHISDLSWTKKVRHPNEMVRKGQPLDVVILNIDEASRRISLGHKQVETNPWNQFAQAYAEGTDTEATVVRANEGGLVIELPLSVEAFVPASELRNGPHNFQDFYPEGQELELRVIKFDPNQKEIVLSEVAKERAAERSEKTQEDRARRETRKRESREVKKYQKSAGAAGRTTLGDISGLADLKAQIEEAEQETPKKEAAAPKKAPAKKAPAAKKTTTAKASTAKKATTAKTTKASATKETTAKAPAAKKATTAKASTAKKETAAKAPAAKKTTAAKTTKAAAAKKATNESAAKPAAKASTAGKKTAAAKKKEEVEVGVEE; from the coding sequence GTGGAAGAAGCGCAAGCGGAAGCAGCCTCAGAAGAAGAGCAGGCAGAGGCAGCCGCAGAAGACGCCAAAGAGGAGGACGCCCCCCCTGCCCCGGTTTCCGAGGAGAAAGAGACGGAAGAGGCAGAAGATACCGACCCTCCGACGCCGATCGGATATACGGGAGAGATTATCGGCCCGGTCCTGACCCTCGAGGAAATAGAAGAAGGCGGCGAGGAAGAGCAAGTAGCGTCAGAGACCTACGCAGAACTCGAGAAGATGGTCAACGCGTCGTTTACGACCGTCCACGAGCAGGAAATCGTGCATGGACGCGTGGTAAGCGTCGGAGAAAAAGACGTAGTCATAGATATAGGATTCAAGAGTGACGGCATTATATCTCTGAATGAATTCGACACCACGCTCGCATCCGGCGACGAAGTGGAGGTGCTGGTCGAGCGTCTCGAGGATTACCACGGCCAGCTCGTGCTGTCCAAGGTGAAAGCCGACCAGCTCCGCCGCTGGCAGCTCATCGAGGAAGCCCATGATAAAGGCACCATCGTCGAAGGCACCATCGTGCGCCGCATCAAGGGCGGCATGATCGTCGACCTCGATATCGGCGGCATGGAAGCCTTCCTCCCCGGTTCTCAGATAGATGTGCGTCCGGTGCGCGATTTCGATACCTATCTCGAAAAGCGCATGGAGTTCAAGATCGTCAAGCTGAATCCGGCCAACGACAACATCGTCATTTCGCACAAGGCCCTTATAGAAAAGGAGCTCGGGGCGCAGCGCGAGAAGATTCTTGCGACGATGGAGCCGGGGCAGATTCTCGAGGGCACGGCCAAGAACATCACCGATTTCGGCATTTTCGTCGATCTGGGGGGCGTGGACGGACTGCTCCACATTACGGATCTCTCCTGGGGCCGTGTCTCCCACCCCTCCGAACTGGTGGAACTCGACCAGAAACTCACGGTGGTCGTGCTGGACTACGACAAGGACCGCCAGCGTATTTCGCTGGGCCTGAAGCAACTCCAGCCGCATCCGTGGGAAAGCATCGACGAGAAGTATGTCGAAAGCAATTCCGTCGAGGGCAAGGTCGTTTCCATTACGGATTACGGCGCCTTCGTGGAACTGGAGAAAGGCATCGAAGGGCTTGTACACATCTCCGAGATGAGCTGGACGGAGCACATCCGCCACCCGAGCCAGGTGGTCTCGCTGGGTCAACTGGTGCGGGTCCGGATTCTCAAGATCGACAAGCAGGGGAAAAAGATTTCCCTGGGCATGAAGCAGCTCGATCCGGATCCGTGGGATGGTATTTCGGAACGCTATCCTCCAGGCACGGTCATGTCGGGCAAGGTGCGCAACATCACCAATTTCGGGGTGTTCGTGGGAATCGAGCCGGGCATCGACGGGCTGGTGCACATCTCCGACCTGTCCTGGACGAAGAAGGTGCGCCACCCGAACGAAATGGTCCGGAAGGGGCAGCCGCTCGATGTCGTTATCCTGAACATCGACGAGGCTTCGCGGCGCATTTCGCTGGGCCACAAGCAGGTGGAAACGAATCCGTGGAATCAGTTCGCCCAGGCGTACGCCGAAGGAACCGATACGGAAGCGACCGTGGTGCGCGCCAATGAGGGCGGCCTCGTGATCGAACTCCCCCTTTCCGTCGAGGCCTTCGTGCCCGCGAGCGAACTCCGGAACGGACCGCACAACTTCCAGGACTTCTATCCGGAAGGGCAGGAATTGGAGCTTCGGGTCATCAAGTTCGACCCGAATCAGAAGGAGATCGTGCTTAGCGAAGTGGCGAAAGAACGCGCCGCCGAGCGCTCGGAGAAGACCCAGGAGGATCGTGCGCGCCGGGAGACCAGGAAGCGGGAATCGCGGGAAGTCAAGAAATACCAGAAGTCAGCGGGCGCGGCGGGCCGGACCACGCTCGGAGATATTTCCGGACTGGCGGATCTGAAGGCGCAGATCGAGGAGGCGGAGCAGGAAACTCCGAAGAAAGAGGCGGCCGCGCCAAAGAAAGCGCCGGCAAAGAAGGCTCCCGCGGCCAAGAAGACCACGACGGCGAAGGCGTCCACGGCAAAGAAAGCAACGACTGCCAAGACGACGAAAGCTTCGGCCACGAAGGAGACGACCGCCAAGGCCCCTGCCGCGAAGAAGGCTACAACGGCTAAGGCTTCGACTGCGAAGAAGGAGACCGCGGCCAAAGCCCCTGCGGCGAAGAAAACCACGGCGGCCAAGACCACAAAGGCTGCGGCAGCGAAGAAGGCCACGAACGAGTCAGCGGCCAAGCCGGCTGCCAAGGCCTCAACGGCTGGGAAGAAGACTGCGGCGGCGAAGAAGAAGGAAGAGGTGGAGGTGGGTGTGGAGGAGTGA